Proteins co-encoded in one Cucurbita pepo subsp. pepo cultivar mu-cu-16 chromosome LG15, ASM280686v2, whole genome shotgun sequence genomic window:
- the LOC111811401 gene encoding glycine-rich RNA-binding protein RZ1A-like, with translation MAEEVEYRCFIGGLSWSTSDRGLKDAFEKFGHLLEAKVVVDKFSGRSRGFGFVTFDEKKAMEEAIKGMNGIDLDGRTITVDKAQPNQGSGRDHDGDRPRGRDRGRDFGGGRGSNGGDCFKCGKPGHFARECPSEGGRGGRYGSRDDRYGSGGGGSGRYGPDRNGDRSGGRNRGSTGDRGGSGNDRYSRDRSGPYERRGSGGSRSG, from the exons ATGGCGGAAGAGGTGGAGTATCGCTGTTTTATTGGCGGCCTTTCTTGGTCAACATCTGACAGAGGTTTGAAAGATGCGTTTGAAAAGTTTGGCCATCTTCTCGAGGCCAAG GTAGTTGTTGACAAGTTTTCTGGACGTTCTCGTGGTTTTGGATTTGTCACTTTTGATGAGAAAAAAGCTATGGAAGAGGCAATCAAAGGCATGAATGGAATTGATTTAGATGGCCGGACTATTACAGTTGATAAGGCTCAGCCAAACCAAGGTTCAGGTAGAGATCATGATGGTGATCGTCCACGTGGTCGTGATCGAGGTCGAGATTTTGGAGGTGGACGTGGATCTAACGGTGGAGATTGCTTTAAATGCGGGAAGCCTGGACATTTTGCTAGGGAATGTCCCAGTGAAGGTGGTAGAGGAGGTAGATATGGAAGTAGGGATGACAGATATGgtagtggtggtggtggcaGTGGTCGATATGGTCCAGATAGAAATGGAGATAGATCTGGTGGGCGCAATCGGGGTAGTACCGGTGATCGAGGAGGTTCAGGAAATGATCGATATAGTCGTGACCGCTCTGGGCCATATGAGCGACGTGGTTCTGGTGGTTCTCGTTCTGGATAG
- the LOC111811400 gene encoding beta-xylosidase/alpha-L-arabinofuranosidase 1-like, with the protein MHLPCPLQIPFSSPSLTSMASPLLQNRASMDSVFTFSFFLILSLCFCRSSGYSATAFACDAGSNPAVVGFGFCNGSLGFKERVGDLVKRLTLPEKIGFLINDAGNVSRLGIPKYEWWSEALHGVSYVGPGTKYSNVVPSSTSFPQVILTAASFNASLFEAIGKVVSTEARAMYNVGLAGLTYWSPNVNIFRDPRWGRGQETPGEDPLLSSKYAAGYVRGLQQRDDGDPDRLKVAACCKHYTAYDLDNWKGTDRYHFNAVVTPQDLEDTFQPPFKSCVIDGNVASVMCSYNQVNGKPTCADPDLLAGVIRGQWKLNGYIVSDCDSVDVLYNSQHYTKSPEEAAAKTILAGLDLDCGNFLGKHTEAAVKAGLVNEAAIDKAVSNNFQTLMRLGFFDGNPSKQLYGKLGPKDVCTPEHQELAREAARQGIVLLKNTPKSLPLSASAIKSLAVIGPNANVTKTMIGNYEGIPCKYTTPLQGLSAVVSTTYQPGCINVACSSAQLDEAKKIAASADATVLVVGSDQSIEAESRDRVDLNLPGMQSVLITEVAKASKGPVILIIMTGGGMDITFAKNNDKITSILWVGFPGEAGGAAIADVIFGSFNPCGRLPMTWYPQSYVEKVPMTNMNMRPDPTNGYPGRTYRFYTGETVYSFGDGLSYSDYKHHLVKAPKLVSIPLEEGHICRSSNCQSLDVVQEHCQNLGLDVHLRVKNVGQRSGSHTVFLYSSPPSMHNSPQKYLLGFEKVSLGAGGETVVRFKVDVCKDLSVADEVGSRKVLLGLHVLHVGTVKHSLNVRI; encoded by the exons ATGCATCTTCCCTGTCCATTACAGATACCCTTTTCATCTCCTTCACTCACTTCCATGGCCTCCCCGCTTCTCCAGAACAGAGCATCCATGGACTCTGTTTttactttctctttctttttaattctctctctctgtttctgcCGGAGCTCCGGCTATTCGGCCACCGCGTTTGCCTGTGATGCCGGAAGCAATCCGGCCGTGGTGGGGTTTGGGTTCTGTAATGGGTCGCTTGGGTTTAAGGAGAGAGTGGGGGATTTGGTGAAGCGGCTGACGCTGCCGGAGAAGATTGGATTTCTTATCAACGATGCTGGAAATGTGAGCCGGCTTGGGATTCCCAAGTATGAATGGTGGTCGGAGGCTTTGCACGGCGTCTCTTACGTCGGTCCGGGGACTAAATATTCGAATGTGGTTCCTAGCTCCACCAGCTTCCCTCAGGTCATTTTGACGGCGGCTTCCTTCAATGCTTCCCTGTTTGAAGCCATTGGAAAG GTGGTTTCAACAGAGGCAAGAGCTATGTACAATGTGGGATTAGCAGGACTTACCTACTGGTCGCCCAATGTCAACATTTTCAGAGACCCCAGATGGGGCAGAGGCCAAGAAACTCCCGGGGAGGACCCTCTGCTCTCCAGCAAGTACGCTGCTGGCTACGTTCGAGGCCTGCAGCAGCGGGACGATGGCGATCCCGACCGGCTTAAAGTTGCTGCCTGCTGCAAACACTACACTGCCTATGATTTGGATAACTGGAAAGGCACAGATCGCTATCACTTCAATGCTGTG GTGACGCCGCAAGATTTGGAGGATACGTTTCAACCGCCGTTCAAGAGCTGTGTGATCGATGGCAATGTGGCTAGTGTTATGTGTTCTTACAATCAAGTTAATGGCAAACCAACCTGCGCTGATCCAGACCTCCTTGCTGGGGTTATCCGAGGCCAGTGGAAATTGAACGG ATACATAGTTTCGGACTGCGATTCGGTCGATGTGCTTTACAATTCACAACACTATACCAAGTCGCCCGAGGAAGCTGCAGCTAAAACTATATTGGCAG GGTTGGATCTTGACTGTGGTAATTTTCTCGGGAAACATACCGAAGCAGCAGTTAAGGCGGGGCTCGTGAACGAGGCAGCCATTGATAAAGCAGtttcaaacaattttcaaacattgATGAGGTTAGGCTTCTTTGATGGCAATCCCAGCAAGCAGCTTTATGGGAAGCTTGGTCCAAAAGATGTTTGCACACCAGAGCATCAGGAGTTAGCCCGAGAAGCTGCAAGACAAGGCATAGTTTTGCTTAAAAACACCCCAAAATCTCTGCCCTTGTCTGCCTCAGCAATCAAATCTCTGGCAGTAATTGGCCCAAATGCCAATGTCACAAAAACCATGATTGGAAACTACGAGG GCATACCTTGCAAATATACAACACCTTTACAAGGCCTATCAGCCGTAGTATCCACCACATATCAGCCGGGCTGCATCAATGTGGCTTGCAGCTCTGCCCAGCTAGATGAAGCAAAGAAGATAGCAGCATCAGCAGATGCCACAGTTCTCGTAGTAGGATCGGACCAATCGATTGAAGCCGAGAGTCGAGACAGAGTCGACCTGAATCTTCCAGGAATGCAGTCAGTTCTAATCACAGAAGTGGCCAAAGCATCAAAAGGACCTGTAATTCTCATCATAATGACTGGTGGAGGCATGGATATAACATTTGCGAAGAACAATGACAAAATTACAAGCATCTTATGGGTTGGTTTCCCTGGCGAAGCTGGGGGTGCTGCCATAGCTGATGTAATCTTTGGATCCTTTAATCCAT GTGGTAGACTACCCATGACTTGGTACCCACAATCATACGTAGAGAAGGTTCCAATGACGAACATGAATATGAGACCAGATCCTACCAATGGATATCCAGGAAGAACATACAGATTCTACACAGGCGAAACAGTATATTCATTTGGGGATGGATTGAGTTACTCAGATTACAAACATCACCTGGTCAAAGCCCCAAAGCTGGTATCAATCCCCTTGGAAGAAGGCCACATTTGCCGCTCGTCAAACTGCCAATCGCTCGACGTCGTCCAAGAGCATTGCCAAAACCTGGGATTGGATGTTCATCTGAGAGTGAAGAACGTAGGACAGAGAAGCGGAAGCCACACAGTTTTTCTGTATTCATCGCCGCCATCAATGCACAATTCACCCCAGAAATACCTTCTGGGCTTTGAAAAGGTGTCTCTGGGAGCCGGCGGAGAAACGGTAGTTCGCTTCAAAGTGGATGTTTGTAAGGATTTGAGTGTGGCCGACGAAGTCGGAAGCCGGAAAGTTTTGTTGGGCCTCCATGTTCTCCATGTAGGAACGGTGAAACACTCGTTGAACGTTAGGATTTGA
- the LOC111811411 gene encoding F-box/kelch-repeat protein At1g22040, which produces MGAKLSLNIFGARVDGPDDFVPVETCKKQKLMSNYWEENQRLISSLPDEISIQILARVPRIHYLSLKLVSRAWKQAITSNQLFHLRQELGTAEEWLYILTKVKDGKLVWYALDPQARRWQKLPPMPTVSIEDESRKGLTGQRIWNMAGSSLRIADAIMAWLGRKDALDQMPFCGCAVGAIDGCLYVLGGFSSASAMRCVWRYDPVANAWNEAYPMSIGRAYCKTTVLNNKLYVVGGVTRGNGGLSPLQSAEVYDPNTGAWSEVPSMPFAKAQVLPTAFLADLLKPIATGLTSYQGKLFVPQSLYCWPFFVDVGGEVYDPDVNTWVEMPMGMGEGWPARQAGTKLSVTVNGELYALDPSSSLDNAKVKVYDSQSDVWKVVAEDIPIHDFSDSESPYLLAGLTQKLHVITKDANNNITVMQAGVRNHHLAALSSSSSSSQDICFHEVHELEEESENSTKVIATRTVGSAELVSCQTLVI; this is translated from the coding sequence ATGGGAGCTAAGTTGAGTCTCAACATTTTTGGGGCTAGAGTTGATGGCCCCGATGATTTTGTTCCCGTCGAAACGTGCAAAAAGCAAAAATTGATGTCAAACTATTGGGAGGAAAACCAGAGACTGATTTCCAGCCTTCCTGATGAGATATCTATCCAGATTCTAGCTAGAGTTCCGAGGATACATTACTTGAGTCTTAAGTTAGTCTCTCGAGCCTGGAAACAAGCCATTACAAGCAATCAACTCTTCCATCTCCGACAGGAACTCGGAACGGCTGAGGAGTGGCTGTACATATTGACAAAGGTTAAGGATGGGAAACTTGTGTGGTATGCTTTGGATCCGCAGGCTAGACGATGGCAGAAGTTGCCCCCAATGCCTACTGTTTCTATAGAAGATGAATCTAGGAAGGGTTTAACCGGGCAACGGATATGGAATATGGCAGGTTCTAGTTTGAGAATAGCCGATGCTATAATGGCTTGGCTCGGAAGGAAGGACGCTTTAGATCAAATGCCGTTCTGTGGTTGTGCTGTTGGTGCGATCGATGGGTGTCTGTATGTTTTAGGTGGGTTCTCTAGCGCTTCAGCAATGAGGTGTGTCTGGCGATACGATCCTGTTGCAAATGCATGGAACGAAGCGTACCCTATGTCGATCGGTAGAGCCTATTGTAAAACCACGGTTTTAAACAACAAGCTTTATGTAGTCGGAGGGGTCACGAGGGGCAACGGTGGTTTATCGCCCCTACAATCTGCTGAAGTATATGATCCGAATACTGGCGCGTGGTCTGAAGTGCCAAGCATGCCTTTTGCTAAAGCTCAGGTATTGCCTACTGCATTTCTCGCTGATCTACTCAAGCCGATTGCAACAGGACTAACATCGTATCAGGGCAAATTGTTCGTGCCTCAAAGTCTATACTGCTGGCCTTTCTTTGTCGACGTTGGAGGAGAAGTATACGACCCAGACGTGAATACCTGGGTCGAAATGCCGATGGGCATGGGCGAAGGATGGCCTGCAAGGCAAGCAGGAACGAAACTGAGCGTCACGGTCAACGGGGAACTCTATGCATTGGATCCTTCTAGTTCTCTCGACAATGCCAAGGTTAAGGTGTATGATTCGCAATCCGATGTCTGGAAAGTCGTGGCAGAAGACATTCCCATTCACGACTTTTCGGATTCAGAGTCGCCTTATTTACTCGCAGGGTTAACCCAGAAACTTCATGTCATCACCAAAGATGCAAATAACAACATAACCGTTATGCAAGCCGGTGTGAGAAATCACCATCTGGCTGCATTGTCGTCGTCCTCATCGTCCTCGCAAGATATCTGCTTCCACGAAGTGCACGAGttagaagaagaatcagaaaaCTCTACAAAGGTGATAGCCACTCGAACGGTCGGGTCGGCCGAACTGGTTAGTTGCCAGACCCTTGTTATATAG
- the LOC111776278 gene encoding protein SODIUM POTASSIUM ROOT DEFECTIVE 1-like has translation MCHSPAATAVCIPADPRSAVVSRRSLARANSLKNANANGNRVRFVSNAVKYSKLGKSPSTGTTNDVKKPVTLMLSSPPPPPENVFHVVVMKVALHCQGCASKVKRHLTKMEGVTSFSIDLEAKRVTVMGHISPLGVLESLSKVKRAELWL, from the exons ATGTGCCATTCTCCGGCCGCCACCGCAGTCTGCATCCCCGCCGATCCTCGGTCCGCAGTCGTGTCAAGAAGAAGCCTGGCTAGAGCCAACAGCCTTAAGAATGCCAATGCCAATGGCAACCGTGTGAGGTTTGTGAGCAATGCTGTGAAGTACTCCAAGCTTGGCAAGTCCCCGAGCACGGGAACGACGAACGACGTGAAGAAGCCGGTGACACTTATGCTTTCTTCGCCACCGCCCCCACCGGAGAATGTCTTCCATGTGGTGGTTATGAAGGTGGCGCTTCACTGCCAAGGTTGTGCTAGTAAAGTTAAGAGGCATCTCACCAAAATGGAAG GAGTGACGTCATTCAGCATAGATCTTGAGGCCAAGAGAGTGACTGTGATGGGACATATTTCACCGCTGGGTGTTTTGGAGAGTCTTTCTAAGGTGAAAAGAGCTGAGTTGTGGCTGTGA